Proteins encoded by one window of Microbacterium testaceum:
- the nadD gene encoding nicotinate-nucleotide adenylyltransferase: MSVTRAPRIGVMGGTFDPIHHGHLVAASEVAQSFDLDEVVFVPTGRPWQKDDVTESEHRYLMTVIATASNPQFTVSRVDIDRAGPTYTIDTLRDLQEQRPGAELFFITGADAVAQILSWRNHQELWDLAHFVAVSRPGHVLTTEGLPSQNVSQLEIPALSISSTDCRARVRRGHPVWYLVPDGVVQYIAKHHLYRSTA, translated from the coding sequence ATGTCGGTGACGCGCGCCCCTCGCATCGGGGTCATGGGTGGGACATTCGATCCCATCCATCACGGTCACCTGGTCGCCGCCAGCGAGGTCGCCCAATCGTTCGATCTCGATGAGGTCGTCTTCGTGCCGACGGGGCGTCCGTGGCAGAAGGACGACGTCACCGAGAGCGAGCACCGCTACCTCATGACGGTGATCGCCACGGCATCCAATCCCCAGTTCACGGTGAGCCGCGTCGACATCGATCGTGCGGGGCCCACATACACGATCGACACCTTGCGCGACCTGCAAGAGCAGCGTCCCGGTGCGGAGCTGTTCTTCATCACCGGCGCCGACGCGGTCGCGCAGATCCTCAGCTGGCGCAACCACCAGGAGCTCTGGGATCTGGCGCACTTCGTGGCGGTGTCCCGGCCGGGTCACGTCCTCACGACCGAGGGGCTCCCGTCCCAGAACGTGAGCCAGTTGGAGATCCCCGCCCTGTCGATCTCGTCCACAGACTGCCGCGCCCGTGTGCGCCGAGGCCACCCCGTGTGGTACCTCGTGCCCGACGGCGTCGTGCAGTACATCGCGAAGCACCACCTCTACCGGAGCACAGCATGA
- the proB gene encoding glutamate 5-kinase, which translates to MTATTRADIPGAARVVVKVGSSSISGDGAHRIDTIVEALSRAHGAGTEVVLVSSGAIATALPLLDLEGRPNDLATQQAAAAVGQNVLMWRYQTSLDRFGLLAGQVLLTAGDLENATHRSNARRAMERLLGLGILPIVNENDTVATHEIRFGDNDRLAALVAQLIGADVLVLLSDIETLFTLPPSEPGARPITDVAWGDDLSEFEFGAGVVNGVGTGGAATKASAAKLASTAGVGVLVTSADLVASALSGEDVGTWFAPNPDPVTLATGSVGAVTRAGTLSA; encoded by the coding sequence GTGACAGCGACGACGCGCGCCGACATCCCCGGCGCGGCCCGCGTCGTGGTGAAGGTCGGTTCGTCGTCGATCAGCGGAGACGGTGCTCACCGCATCGACACGATCGTCGAGGCCTTGTCGCGCGCGCACGGCGCGGGCACCGAGGTCGTGCTCGTGTCGTCGGGTGCCATCGCCACCGCGTTGCCCCTGCTCGATCTCGAGGGTCGTCCGAACGACCTCGCGACGCAGCAGGCTGCGGCGGCGGTCGGTCAGAACGTCCTCATGTGGCGCTACCAGACCTCGCTCGACCGCTTCGGTCTGCTCGCGGGTCAGGTGCTGCTGACGGCGGGCGACCTCGAGAACGCCACGCACCGATCCAACGCGCGCCGCGCGATGGAACGCCTGCTGGGTCTCGGCATCCTGCCGATCGTGAACGAGAACGACACCGTCGCCACCCACGAGATCCGCTTCGGCGACAACGACCGACTGGCCGCCCTCGTCGCCCAGTTGATCGGTGCCGACGTCCTCGTGCTCCTCAGCGACATCGAGACGCTCTTCACGTTGCCGCCCAGCGAGCCCGGCGCCCGACCGATCACCGACGTCGCGTGGGGCGATGACCTGTCGGAGTTCGAGTTCGGCGCGGGAGTGGTCAACGGCGTCGGCACCGGGGGAGCGGCGACCAAGGCGTCCGCGGCCAAGCTCGCCTCGACCGCGGGGGTGGGCGTGCTCGTCACGAGCGCCGACCTGGTGGCATCCGCTCTCTCGGGCGAGGATGTGGGCACATGGTTCGCCCCCAACCCCGACCCCGTGACCCTGGCGACCGGCTCCGTGGGCGCCGTGACCCGCGCCGGTACACTGAGCGCATGA
- a CDS encoding glutamate-5-semialdehyde dehydrogenase, with protein sequence MTVIAASVDERLRLAKDAAREIGLLDSARKTALLHAVADALETSSSEIVAANAEDLDRGRHDAIGEALLDRLRLDDTRVAALAAAVRDVAELPDPVGRVLDRRTLPNGLQLEKVAVPFGVVGSIYEARPNVTVDIASLALRSGNAVVLRGGSAAQSSNATLVRVMRDALSNHGVSPEAIQSVDDFGRDGAKALMNARGLVDVLVPRGSAGLIETVVTESTVPVIETGAGVVHVYLDATARDDWARDIVLNAKTQRPSVCNAVETLLVHREAADRLLPELLASLVDAGVTVHGDADTRAHDARVVPATDEDWSLEYGTLDLAVRVVDDLDDALAHIRRYSTHHTESIITDDPAVADRFLAEVDSAVVLVNASTRFTDGGEFGFGAEVGISTQKLHARGPMGLAELTSTKWLGRGDGQVRA encoded by the coding sequence ATGACCGTGATCGCCGCCTCCGTCGACGAGCGCCTGCGTCTGGCCAAGGACGCGGCGCGAGAGATCGGTCTGCTCGATTCCGCGCGTAAGACGGCCCTCCTGCACGCCGTCGCCGACGCGCTCGAGACCTCGTCGTCAGAGATCGTCGCGGCCAACGCCGAGGATCTCGACAGAGGGCGCCACGATGCCATCGGCGAGGCGCTCCTCGACCGGCTGCGTCTCGACGACACGCGCGTGGCCGCCCTCGCCGCGGCGGTCCGCGATGTCGCGGAGCTTCCCGATCCGGTCGGCCGTGTGCTCGACCGCCGGACCCTGCCCAACGGCTTGCAGCTCGAGAAGGTCGCGGTGCCCTTCGGTGTGGTCGGGTCGATCTACGAGGCCCGACCCAACGTGACCGTCGACATCGCCTCGCTCGCTCTGCGTTCCGGCAACGCCGTGGTCCTGCGCGGAGGGTCGGCGGCGCAGAGCAGCAATGCCACGCTCGTCCGGGTCATGCGCGACGCGCTCTCGAACCACGGGGTGAGCCCCGAGGCCATCCAGAGCGTCGACGACTTCGGTCGAGACGGAGCGAAGGCCCTGATGAACGCGCGCGGGCTCGTCGACGTGCTCGTGCCGCGGGGGAGCGCCGGTCTCATCGAGACCGTCGTCACCGAGTCGACCGTGCCGGTGATCGAGACCGGCGCCGGGGTGGTCCACGTCTACCTCGACGCCACGGCCCGTGACGACTGGGCCCGCGACATCGTCCTCAACGCGAAGACGCAGCGGCCGAGCGTCTGCAACGCCGTCGAGACCTTGCTCGTGCACCGCGAGGCCGCCGACCGGTTGCTGCCCGAGCTCCTGGCATCCCTCGTCGACGCCGGCGTCACGGTGCACGGCGACGCCGACACGCGGGCGCACGATGCGCGGGTCGTGCCGGCCACCGACGAGGACTGGTCGCTCGAGTACGGCACCCTCGACCTGGCCGTCCGCGTGGTGGACGACCTCGATGACGCCCTCGCGCACATCCGCCGCTACTCGACCCACCACACCGAGTCGATCATCACCGACGATCCCGCGGTCGCCGATCGTTTCCTCGCCGAGGTCGACTCCGCCGTGGTCCTGGTGAACGCCTCGACGCGCTTCACCGACGGAGGCGAGTTCGGCTTCGGGGCCGAGGTCGGCATCTCCACCCAGAAACTTCACGCCCGCGGACCCATGGGCCTCGCCGAGCTGACGAGCACCAAGTGGCTCGGGCGCGGCGACGGCCAGGTACGCGCCTGA
- the obgE gene encoding GTPase ObgE, producing MVTFVDRVTLHLRAGKGGNGCVSVRREKFKPLAGPDGGNGGSGGDVVLVADPQTTTLLSYHHSPHRSAGNGGFGMGDHRSGALGEDQELPVPLGTVVKDVDGNVLVDMLTPGMRFVAAPGGLGGLGNAALSSPKRKAPGFALLGTPGYEGDVVLELKTVADVALVGFPSAGKSSLIAAVSAARPKIADYPFTTLHPNLGVVQAGDARFTIADVPGLIEGASEGKGLGLEFLRHVERCTALVHVLDCATLDPGRDPLSDLDIILAELAAYPVPEGQVPLLDRPQIIALNKVDVPEAHELADFVRPDLEARGFRVFEISTVSRAGLRELTFALGEIVEEHRLATIDQTPPERVVIRPRGAEKDFTIKVEGGTYGPVYRILGDKPVKWVQQTDFQNEEAVGYLADRLARLGVEDGLFRAGAVAGATVVIGPGDGIVFDWEPTLTSAAELMTAPRGTDPRLVQNPRRTSSERREQYHERMDAKADARAELEAERRAARAAGITPDGDSSRLEFEDEER from the coding sequence ATGGTCACCTTCGTCGACCGCGTGACCCTGCACCTGCGTGCAGGAAAGGGCGGCAACGGCTGCGTCTCGGTGCGCCGTGAGAAGTTCAAGCCGCTGGCCGGTCCCGACGGCGGCAACGGAGGCAGCGGCGGCGACGTCGTGCTCGTCGCCGACCCGCAGACCACGACCCTGCTGTCGTACCATCACTCGCCGCACCGCTCGGCGGGCAACGGCGGGTTCGGCATGGGCGACCACCGTTCCGGTGCGCTCGGTGAGGACCAGGAGCTTCCGGTGCCGCTCGGCACGGTCGTCAAGGACGTGGACGGCAACGTGCTCGTCGACATGCTCACCCCCGGGATGCGCTTCGTCGCCGCCCCGGGCGGCCTGGGCGGGCTGGGCAACGCGGCACTGTCGTCTCCGAAGCGCAAGGCACCCGGTTTCGCCCTGCTCGGAACCCCGGGCTACGAGGGCGACGTCGTCCTCGAGCTCAAGACCGTCGCCGACGTGGCGCTGGTCGGTTTCCCCTCCGCCGGCAAGTCGAGTCTGATCGCCGCGGTCTCGGCCGCGCGCCCCAAGATCGCCGACTATCCGTTCACGACGCTGCACCCGAACCTCGGTGTCGTGCAGGCGGGCGACGCGCGCTTCACGATCGCCGACGTGCCCGGACTCATCGAGGGCGCCAGCGAGGGCAAGGGCCTGGGCCTGGAGTTCCTGCGCCACGTCGAGCGGTGCACGGCTCTCGTGCACGTCCTCGACTGCGCCACTCTCGATCCCGGCCGCGACCCGCTGAGCGACCTCGACATCATCCTCGCCGAGCTGGCGGCTTACCCGGTCCCCGAGGGCCAGGTTCCGCTGCTCGACCGCCCGCAGATCATCGCCCTGAACAAGGTCGACGTCCCCGAGGCGCACGAGCTCGCCGACTTCGTGCGTCCGGATCTCGAGGCCCGCGGTTTCCGCGTGTTCGAGATCTCGACCGTCAGCCGCGCGGGCCTGCGCGAACTCACCTTTGCGCTCGGTGAGATCGTCGAGGAGCACCGTCTCGCCACGATCGATCAGACGCCGCCCGAGCGCGTCGTCATCCGCCCCCGCGGTGCCGAGAAGGACTTCACCATCAAGGTCGAGGGCGGCACGTACGGGCCGGTCTACCGGATCCTCGGCGACAAGCCCGTCAAGTGGGTGCAGCAGACCGACTTTCAGAACGAAGAGGCCGTCGGCTACCTCGCCGATCGTCTCGCCCGTCTCGGCGTTGAGGATGGACTGTTCCGCGCCGGGGCGGTCGCGGGTGCGACCGTTGTCATCGGCCCCGGTGACGGCATCGTCTTCGACTGGGAGCCCACACTCACCTCGGCCGCCGAACTGATGACCGCACCGCGCGGCACCGACCCGCGTCTCGTGCAGAACCCGCGCCGCACCTCGTCGGAGCGTCGAGAGCAGTACCACGAGCGGATGGATGCCAAGGCCGACGCCCGCGCCGAGCTCGAGGCCGAGCGCCGCGCGGCGCGTGCCGCGGGCATCACCCCCGACGGCGACTCCTCCCGGCTCGAGTTCGAGGACGAGGAGCGGTGA
- a CDS encoding WXG100 family type VII secretion target has translation MISLDTEQHAQFVDRLRGATREIRAELDELSKRSSELRSQWTGEARQEYDRAQAEWMSAVRAMEKVLDETTKSLEVSRAILQAAEVRVSALWQ, from the coding sequence GTGATCTCTCTCGACACCGAGCAACACGCTCAATTCGTGGACCGCCTGAGGGGCGCGACACGCGAAATACGAGCCGAGCTGGATGAGCTATCGAAGAGAAGCTCAGAACTACGCAGCCAGTGGACGGGCGAAGCGCGTCAAGAATACGATCGGGCGCAGGCCGAATGGATGAGTGCCGTCCGCGCAATGGAGAAGGTGCTTGATGAGACCACGAAGTCACTCGAAGTGTCGAGGGCGATATTGCAGGCGGCAGAAGTGAGAGTTAGCGCCCTCTGGCAATAG
- a CDS encoding response regulator transcription factor, producing MHVLVAEDDGSVAAALVSALGRAGHTCTRVSRGSDVLLRHRDAQAVLLDLGLEDCDGLDVLRDLREVSQIPVIVVTARGDERSTVRALSLGADDYLVKPVRLHELLARLIAVTRRYSPPEEPMRVETSQVSIDVDARRVSVAHREVSLTPNEFGILLSLARRAGTVVSRRVILDEVWGDAYAASSRSFDVHMGQVRQKLPEVTITTVRGFGYRLEDAG from the coding sequence ATGCACGTACTCGTCGCTGAGGACGACGGCTCCGTCGCCGCGGCCCTCGTCTCGGCCCTCGGCCGCGCCGGTCACACGTGCACCCGGGTGTCACGGGGCAGCGATGTGCTCCTCCGTCACCGAGACGCGCAGGCGGTGCTCCTCGACCTCGGCCTCGAGGATTGCGACGGCCTCGACGTGCTCCGCGACCTGCGCGAGGTCTCCCAGATCCCGGTGATCGTCGTGACGGCGAGAGGCGACGAACGTTCGACGGTCCGCGCGCTGTCGCTCGGTGCCGACGACTACCTCGTCAAGCCCGTACGCTTGCACGAACTCCTCGCCCGACTCATCGCCGTCACGCGCCGGTACAGTCCGCCCGAAGAGCCGATGCGCGTGGAGACCTCCCAGGTGTCGATCGACGTCGACGCCCGCCGCGTCAGCGTCGCACACCGTGAGGTGTCGCTCACGCCCAACGAATTCGGCATCCTGCTGTCCCTCGCCCGTCGCGCGGGGACCGTCGTGAGTCGCCGAGTCATCCTCGACGAGGTGTGGGGCGACGCGTACGCGGCGTCGTCGCGATCGTTCGACGTGCACATGGGCCAGGTGCGGCAGAAGCTTCCCGAGGTCACGATCACGACGGTCCGCGGGTTCGGATACCGCCTCGAGGATGCCGGGTGA
- a CDS encoding putative T7SS-secreted protein, translating into MAYEIVEGGICCFSTQDTCSPGWWDGEASVGFATRLEAAASTWDEAAIHLLLLANLTENYAGVLEWAQGEAARAIELWEKGELDSARGLAEYRSLLTRARPTEILPYYRDRGGAGSQRGNGCA; encoded by the coding sequence GTGGCGTATGAGATCGTCGAAGGCGGAATATGTTGCTTCTCAACTCAGGACACTTGCTCCCCCGGATGGTGGGACGGCGAAGCTTCGGTTGGCTTTGCCACTCGACTAGAAGCGGCCGCTTCGACGTGGGATGAAGCTGCCATCCACCTGCTGTTGCTCGCCAATCTGACGGAGAACTACGCAGGTGTGCTCGAGTGGGCGCAGGGTGAGGCGGCGAGGGCGATCGAATTGTGGGAAAAGGGCGAGCTCGACAGCGCTAGAGGGCTGGCTGAGTACCGATCCCTCCTGACTCGAGCGCGACCCACCGAGATACTGCCGTACTACCGCGATAGGGGGGGAGCCGGCTCGCAGCGAGGCAACGGCTGTGCTTGA
- a CDS encoding TAXI family TRAP transporter solute-binding subunit, whose translation MTALTRRAFFSVVAGAGVLSLAACSAPASTPLVLGCGEPGGSYLEFGQLLAAATAASTAVSVSPLQSEGSIDNLRLLRERRVDLGLSLVDSAADAADDIVAIGRVYQNYLQCIVRADAGISRLADLAGRTVSLGAPGSGAAATARRVLDASGLDPSSGAGPRTVERTFRGAVDDLAAGRIDAFFWSGGVPTPQIATLAEQVPVSVIDTTPALAELSARFPDVYAATTIPSGVYGATRAVPTIGVANLLLARADLADSLARALVDALIDDAPELVAPDALGIQYLTPASLIDTSPIALHPAAELRYRERYG comes from the coding sequence ATGACGGCTCTGACCCGACGCGCGTTCTTCTCGGTCGTCGCGGGTGCCGGTGTCCTCTCGCTCGCCGCCTGCTCCGCGCCCGCATCGACGCCCCTCGTCCTCGGCTGCGGCGAGCCGGGCGGCAGCTACCTCGAGTTCGGTCAACTGCTCGCGGCCGCGACCGCGGCGTCGACCGCGGTCTCGGTCTCGCCGCTGCAGAGCGAGGGCAGCATCGACAACCTCCGCCTTCTGCGGGAGCGCCGCGTGGACCTCGGCCTCTCGCTGGTGGATTCGGCAGCGGATGCCGCCGACGACATCGTCGCGATCGGACGCGTCTACCAGAACTACCTGCAGTGCATCGTGCGCGCGGACGCGGGGATCTCGCGGCTCGCCGACCTGGCGGGGCGCACCGTGTCGCTCGGCGCCCCGGGGTCGGGCGCTGCGGCGACGGCGCGGCGGGTGCTCGACGCCTCCGGACTCGACCCGTCGAGCGGCGCGGGACCCCGGACGGTGGAACGTACGTTCCGCGGAGCCGTCGACGATCTCGCCGCGGGACGGATCGACGCGTTCTTCTGGTCGGGCGGGGTGCCGACCCCGCAGATCGCCACCCTCGCCGAGCAGGTCCCGGTCTCGGTGATCGACACGACCCCCGCTCTCGCGGAGCTCAGCGCGCGGTTCCCGGACGTGTACGCCGCCACGACGATCCCCTCCGGCGTCTACGGCGCCACCAGGGCCGTCCCCACGATCGGTGTCGCGAACCTCCTGCTCGCGCGCGCCGACCTCGCCGATTCGCTCGCTCGCGCCCTCGTCGACGCCCTCATCGACGACGCCCCCGAGCTCGTTGCGCCCGATGCCCTCGGCATCCAATATCTGACACCGGCGAGTCTCATCGACACCTCGCCGATCGCCCTTCACCCGGCGGCCGAGCTTCGGTACCGCGAGCGGTACGGCTGA
- a CDS encoding sensor histidine kinase produces the protein MKLRVLLPLLVFGLIAVIAVLIPVAQSIADSRTQQVALQRQASLDQVVQRARTALVQGGTSSLQTYADRFYAVYGEAVLVLDESGDAVASAGGLSPDVDVRSIAGAASRAIPQVSLPRVTPWAPDTALVAVPVIAAGDLSTGVVVLEVDLARAKADVGAAWALVAVVGFLLLAALMGASLLWTRWILRPVRALDSAVAALTAHREPVPLRPTGPPELRRLSRAFTTMTDEVENTLEQQRGFVADASHQLRTPLAAIRLRVDSLPRDPDAADDLAAVDHDLDRLEHTVERMLTLANAEHRASASRQGYDAARDEGAERECRVSASELGDLHRWRLDEAGVTLEDADDMVVAVPCGRADLEEMVQVLLDNAANYAGRGARVRLTLDDDGEGVTLRVDDSGAHLADADLESMGTRFWRAGASRSTPGTGLGLAIVAELMRAAGGTLHLERSAMGGLAARLEWRR, from the coding sequence GTGAAGCTACGCGTCCTGCTCCCGTTGCTGGTGTTCGGGCTCATCGCCGTGATCGCGGTGCTCATCCCCGTCGCCCAGTCGATCGCCGACTCGCGGACGCAGCAGGTCGCCCTGCAGCGCCAGGCGTCGCTCGATCAGGTCGTCCAGCGCGCCCGAACGGCTCTCGTGCAGGGCGGAACGTCCAGCCTGCAGACCTACGCCGACCGCTTTTACGCGGTGTACGGCGAGGCCGTGCTCGTGCTCGACGAGAGCGGTGACGCGGTGGCATCGGCCGGGGGCCTCTCGCCCGACGTCGATGTGCGCTCCATCGCCGGGGCGGCGTCGCGGGCGATCCCGCAGGTGTCTCTTCCGCGCGTCACCCCGTGGGCGCCGGACACGGCACTGGTCGCCGTCCCCGTCATCGCCGCGGGCGATCTGTCGACCGGTGTGGTGGTGCTGGAGGTCGACCTCGCACGCGCGAAGGCCGATGTCGGTGCGGCGTGGGCGCTCGTGGCGGTCGTCGGCTTCCTCCTCCTCGCCGCACTCATGGGCGCATCGTTGCTGTGGACGCGGTGGATCCTGCGGCCGGTGCGCGCCCTCGATTCCGCAGTCGCGGCGCTCACCGCCCACCGCGAGCCCGTTCCCCTTCGTCCGACCGGGCCGCCCGAGCTCCGCCGGCTCAGCCGGGCGTTCACGACCATGACCGACGAGGTCGAGAACACGCTCGAGCAGCAGCGCGGCTTCGTGGCCGACGCGTCGCACCAGTTGCGTACTCCCCTGGCCGCCATCCGCTTGCGGGTGGACTCACTCCCCCGGGATCCGGATGCCGCTGACGACCTCGCCGCGGTCGACCACGACCTCGATCGGCTGGAGCACACCGTCGAACGCATGCTGACGCTCGCGAACGCCGAGCACCGGGCCTCGGCCTCGCGGCAGGGGTACGACGCCGCGCGCGACGAGGGGGCGGAGCGCGAGTGCCGGGTGTCGGCATCCGAGCTCGGGGATCTGCACCGGTGGCGGCTCGACGAGGCGGGCGTGACGCTGGAGGACGCGGACGACATGGTCGTCGCGGTGCCGTGCGGCCGGGCGGACCTCGAAGAGATGGTGCAGGTGCTGCTCGACAACGCCGCCAACTACGCCGGGCGAGGAGCCCGTGTGCGTCTGACCCTGGACGACGACGGTGAGGGCGTGACACTGCGCGTCGACGATTCGGGCGCGCATCTCGCCGACGCCGACCTCGAGAGCATGGGCACCCGGTTCTGGCGCGCGGGCGCCTCCCGGTCGACCCCGGGAACCGGCCTGGGCCTGGCGATCGTGGCCGAGCTGATGCGGGCGGCCGGCGGCACTCTGCACCTCGAGCGCTCGGCCATGGGCGGCCTCGCCGCGCGACTCGAGTGGAGGCGGTGA
- the rsfS gene encoding ribosome silencing factor, whose amino-acid sequence MTATDNGREMAQIAALAADAKGGDDIVALDVSEPLPLVDIFLLVTGRNERNVAAIADEVEEKLLEHGHKRVRREGRQESRWVLLDFGDLVVHVFHEEERVYYGLERLWKDCPVVPIELPTPANATD is encoded by the coding sequence ATGACAGCCACCGACAACGGTCGCGAGATGGCGCAGATCGCCGCCCTCGCCGCCGACGCGAAGGGCGGCGACGACATCGTCGCGCTCGACGTGTCCGAACCCCTCCCGCTCGTCGACATCTTCCTCCTCGTCACCGGTCGCAACGAGCGCAACGTCGCCGCGATCGCCGACGAGGTCGAAGAGAAGCTCCTCGAGCACGGCCACAAGCGCGTGCGTCGCGAGGGCCGACAGGAGTCCCGCTGGGTCCTGCTCGACTTCGGCGACCTGGTCGTCCACGTCTTCCACGAGGAAGAGCGTGTCTACTACGGCCTCGAGCGGCTCTGGAAGGACTGCCCGGTCGTCCCGATCGAGCTGCCGACCCCGGCGAACGCCACCGACTGA
- a CDS encoding LCP family protein, whose amino-acid sequence MSPTSHRVRRNRRRLLLIVAAVVTTAVVGTVAFVAVNLAGAANGIHHSDAELPTAAPGVAQDEGEQNILIMGLDSRVDEDGKPYPQEIYDAIHAEDASVGGYNTNVLMYVHIPAGGGQAVAVSIPRDDYVDYAGAPGGTKKGKIKEAYGRAFAAKNDELRAAGVAEDDAYQQARDAARTEEMQTVSQFLGGVPIDHFVEVTMAAFYRVAQAVQPISVCLNHATADTYSGADFVAGEQQIDAAQAMAFVRQRRDTKYDDVFLTDLDRTRRQQAFMVSLALKLRDAQTFTDFGRLQDLLDTAKQYVAVDKGFDLLSLASTAQRLAGGDVTFQTLPVERFGTVDGESVNIVDQKAIAAQVGALLHPAPAATTDPGTDVTPNLTDAPATSAPAASPSPTSSVYTDSQQPMRAGSVPCVN is encoded by the coding sequence GTGTCACCGACCTCGCACCGCGTCCGCCGCAACCGGCGTCGACTCCTGCTCATCGTCGCCGCCGTCGTCACCACGGCCGTCGTGGGCACCGTGGCCTTCGTCGCGGTCAATCTCGCCGGCGCAGCCAACGGCATCCATCATTCCGATGCCGAGCTGCCCACCGCCGCTCCGGGCGTCGCCCAAGACGAGGGCGAGCAGAACATCCTCATCATGGGCCTGGACAGTCGGGTCGACGAGGACGGCAAGCCCTACCCCCAGGAGATCTACGACGCGATCCACGCCGAGGACGCATCGGTGGGCGGCTACAACACCAACGTGCTCATGTACGTGCACATCCCCGCCGGCGGCGGGCAAGCGGTCGCCGTGTCGATCCCGCGCGACGACTACGTCGACTACGCGGGCGCCCCCGGTGGGACGAAGAAGGGCAAGATCAAAGAGGCGTACGGGCGGGCTTTCGCCGCGAAGAACGACGAGCTCCGCGCGGCGGGCGTCGCGGAGGACGACGCGTATCAGCAGGCCCGCGACGCCGCACGCACCGAAGAGATGCAGACCGTGTCGCAGTTCTTGGGCGGCGTCCCGATCGACCACTTCGTCGAGGTGACGATGGCGGCGTTCTACCGGGTCGCACAGGCCGTCCAGCCGATCTCGGTGTGCCTCAACCACGCGACCGCCGACACCTACTCGGGAGCGGACTTCGTCGCGGGGGAGCAGCAGATCGACGCCGCACAGGCGATGGCGTTCGTCCGCCAGCGTCGCGACACGAAGTACGACGACGTCTTCCTCACCGACCTCGACCGCACGCGCCGTCAGCAGGCGTTCATGGTGTCGCTGGCGCTGAAGCTGCGCGACGCGCAGACCTTCACCGACTTCGGGCGCCTGCAGGACCTGCTCGACACCGCGAAGCAGTACGTGGCCGTCGACAAGGGCTTCGACCTGCTCAGCCTCGCCTCGACGGCCCAGCGCCTCGCCGGGGGAGACGTGACGTTCCAGACGCTCCCCGTCGAGCGCTTCGGCACCGTCGACGGCGAGAGCGTGAACATCGTCGACCAGAAGGCCATCGCGGCTCAGGTCGGTGCCCTGCTCCACCCGGCTCCAGCGGCGACGACGGACCCCGGGACGGATGTCACCCCGAACCTGACCGATGCGCCCGCGACGAGCGCTCCGGCGGCGTCTCCTTCCCCGACGTCGTCGGTGTACACCGACTCGCAGCAGCCGATGCGCGCGGGGTCGGTGCCCTGCGTGAACTGA